The genomic segment CATTTTTGCAGATACTGATCAGTATCCTATGTCGGTTAAGACTCCCAGAGTGTTGATTTGTCGTGTCAAATCTGCATTGTTGTGCTTTGCTAATGCTAGTTCCATCGAGGAAAGGTATTGATGCACATAGGTTGAGCCCATATTGACTGAttacaaagttataatttattttacatatatttagcATCTACGTTCCTATAGGATAATGAGATGGAtaaacgaggaagaagaagatgaaaacacAATGAGCAACGATGAGAGAAAGATCCTTTTTGTAGTCCTTGATATGTCAAGTAAGTGGACTTGCATAAAATAATGCAAaactatatacaatataattttttctttctaaaaatgATCGTAGGTTCAATTCTCTTCTTTTACTAACTTCAACTGTTTTCTATATGATTGTTagtattataagaaaaaaataatttttatttattttgttttataacatTCCTCCTTTTTCTTAATTAACAGATTTAATGAACGTTGATACATCGGGAATTACGGCATTGGTGGAGCTCCATAATAATCTAATCCAAATTGGTATTGAGGTAAATCACATATTCTTACAAAGTTATAATCGTCCCCTGATCTATAGAACAAAATTAACGATAGAATAAATATCGTTTTGGATATTGATTTGCAGCTCGTGATCGTTAACCCTAAATGGCATGTATTCCACAAGCTGAATCAAGCAAAGTTCGTCAGCAAAATCGGCGGCAGAGTCTATTTGACAATCAGAGAAGCTCTCGATGCTTGCTTTGGACTGAAagtttgagaaaaataatataatcaacATGCGTGTTTT from the Brassica oleracea var. oleracea cultivar TO1000 unplaced genomic scaffold, BOL UnpScaffold03242, whole genome shotgun sequence genome contains:
- the LOC106321832 gene encoding sulfate transporter 2.1-like, yielding MSVKTPRVLICRVKSALLCFANASSIEERIMRWINEEEEDENTMSNDERKILFVVLDMSNLMNVDTSGITALVELHNNLIQIGIELVIVNPKWHVFHKLNQAKFVSKIGGRVYLTIREALDACFGLKV